Genomic segment of Parachlamydia sp. AcF125:
TCTTTCACCGTATACTTTAAAAATAAAACTTCCACGGTTCTCTACGGGATCTATTTGAAAGCTTTTTTCGCAGGCTTTCGTCCCATTATACTTGGCGATCGAATTAGGTGGACAATGTTCGAAGCGAACTCTTAAGGTTCAACTGACGTTTCGTCCTTGCCTATCCTATGCGGTGTTATTTAAAATAATGTTAAATAATTAATTGAAGTTTTTTACGGCTGTGTTGAAAAATTCTCTCTAGCATCTTGCTAAAACCCCTTGAAAAAAAGAAACTCCTTGTGTTTTCCGACCAAAGAAAAAGACCAAGGAGTTTCTGATGCGCGAACGCAACTGGCAACAGTATAACAAACAACTCATTAATTGAGGGCCGTGAAGACTCAGCCCAGCCGCCATCTAAGCGGCTGGGGTGGGCTGATGCGAACGGCCTAATCAAAGGAGTATCAGAATGTCAAATGTAGCCACACATCAGAAAATCATAAAAAATAAATTAGGACTCTTAAAGCTAGCTGAAACTCTCGGAAACGTCTCCCAAGCATGTAAAATGATGGGGTATTCTAGGGATAGCTTTTACCGATATAAAGAACTATATGAAACAGGCGGCGAGCTAGCACTTCAAGAGATGACTCGTAAAAAGCCTTGTTTAAAAAATAGAGTGGATGAATCTGTCGAAAAAGCTGTGGTTAATTTCGCTTTTGAAAAACCAGCTTATGGACAGTTAAGAGTGTGCAATGAGCTCAAAAAACAAGGCATTTTAATTTCTCCAGGAGGCATCCGTTCTGTTTGGCTTAGATATAATCTTGAAACTTTTCAAAAGCGCCTTAAAGCCTTGGAAGCCAAAATGGCTCAAGAAAACATAATCCTGACAGAGGAGCAGCTCAAAGCTTTGGAAAAAGCTAAAGAAGAAAAACAAGCCTGCGGTGAAATTGAAACAGAACACCCCGGATATCTACTATCCCAGGATACTTATGATGTAGGCACTATCAAGGGATAGGGCGCATCTACCAACAAACAGTCATCGATACTTATACTAAGGTGGCTTTTGTTAAGCTCTATGATAGGAAAAATGCGCTTGTGGCCGCAGACATGCTCAATGATAAGGTAATGCCTTGGTTTGAAGAGCAAGAAGTCCGCGTGCTGAGGGTTTTGACAGACCGCGGCACAGAATACTGTGGAGCAAGAGAGCATCACGAGTATGAGTTGTATCTAGCCATCGAGGATATTGACCACTCTCGTACAAAATCCAAGCATCCCCAAACGAATGGAATTTGCGAAAGATTTCATCAGACTATCCAAAACGAATTTTATGCGATAGCCTTTAGAAAAAAAGTGTTTAAAAGTATACAGGAGTTACAAGAAGATGTAGATAAATGGATGAATGAGTATAATAACGACAGAACTCATACGGGAAAATACTGTTTTGGCAGAACGCCTTTGCAAACATTCTTGGAGTCAAAACTTCTTGCCCAAGAAAAAATGTTAGATAAGTTACAACCAACAGATCTAGCAACCGTAAGATAACTCGTGTTTGTCAGGTCAAGTATTGTCTAGGACAATTTAAAGTAGCTCCAGAAAGTGAGGCTAGGCCTCTTCGTAAATAGCTTAATATCTTTACTTTTTTCTTGAATGTTGACAATATCTTATTTTTTTCTTTAAAAAGAAATAATCACCCGCGTATGCTTGCATGAGGTTTGGGGGATTTTCAATCACTTAAATGGCCAAAAAATGGTTATAAAGCTATCTAGGGTTTCTTGTGAAAGCGTTTGCTTGCTTTTCGCAAAAGGCTTTTATTCTTATAATCTTTTTTACTAACCAAATAATTAATTTTCTTTTGAAATAAACGAGATTTAGCAAACGACAGTGGAAGGTTAGGGATGAGGATATGGGCAATATACCAGGCAGGCTACTTAATATTCAAAAATATAGACACTGGGCAAAATTCCATTCGGGTGCCTTCCCTTATCGAACGCATTTTTTTTAGCACCCTAGAAGTAAAAATAGAGCTGGAGAACGGCAGAGAGCTTTTTTGGTTAAAGAAGGGCGATCTCACCGATTTTTTGGAAAAAAACGAGATTAACATTTCTCCTTATGCCTCTGAAACAGAGCTAACAGATCTATTTCACCAGTTTGTCCGCTATCCCCAAATTGTAAAAGCAAAACATAGGCCTCAACTCCTCTTAGGAAAGTACTTAGGAGGAAGAATTAAGCTCGATATTTGGAGGCTAGATTCAAATGACCAAGGGATTAAAGAGGCGAGCCTTTTTGAATGGCTGTTTACCAAGACGGTTAAGCTTCCAATTTGGAACGGGAAAAACATTTTTACCTACTACGTTAAAAAAGAAGAACTCATTGAAAAATTAAAAATTCATCAAGTGAGAGTAGATGCCCAGATCTCCAATGAAAATCTACTGGATAAAATTAGAGCGCTAGCGATTCTCCCTCTGAATGCTTTTAAAAATGGTTTAATCATGAATGAACTGCTTGGGGATTTTTTTTACACCCACTCTGCCGAATCTTATACAAAGGCAGGCAAAAAAATTGAGGGAACGGCAAAGAATAAATTACATTTTATTTCAAAATGGGCCCCTTCTCCAAAACTTGCTTTAAAAACTTATGAGGGCTTGGAAGAAAAAGAATTCGCTAAAAACCTTCTTTTAATCCAAGTTTTCCAAAAAAAATATCAACTTTCTACCTATATCGACGCCGATGCGCTTGCCCAACGCTTCCATCTTCCCTTGGAAGAAGTTAAAGCAAGCGCAAAGAAAGGGGAGTTGGAGGCTTACTTAAGGTCTAAAGAAGCTCACCTGGCAAACCTGGAGGTGATGCTTTCTAACTACGCACGTTTATTTGAAAAACAACGGTTCTTCGAGAAATCGGGCTTAACTCCAGAAGTGCTAATGAAAATGATCCGCGCTTTTGCTAAAAGAGGACGTGAAGGGAGAAATCCCATTTTAGAAAAAAAGCCTTATTTGAACGGGCAAAAATATATTGGCTTATTTCGAGGAGAAAAACTGTATATGGCCAATATCACCGCTCTAAAAAGAATTAACGAAGGGGCTTTTATCGCAGCAACGAGGGTGTATAATCCTATCTCGCGAAGAGAAAAGGTTTTAAAAATCACTAAAACTCACCATTCCGAAATCGGCCAAGCGCAACAAGCTTTAAAAAACGAATACGACTTTCTGCACAACCTTCACAGGGGATTTCCTGGAAGAAAAATTCCAGGCATTCAAAAAGCTCCCTATGCCATGATTAACTGTGAGCAAGGCAGAGAAAAACAAGGCTTTTTGTTGGCTCCCAAGTATATAGGGGATACTTTTGATTACGACTACGCGAATATCATGAGTGACGAAGAAGTCATTCATGCTCTTTATAAGCTGCTGAAAGGTTTTGAATATTGCGTTAAGAAAAAAAACTTAGGACACGGAGATATTAAACCCGAAAACCTCCTCATCAGAAAAGTAGGGCAAACCTACGAAATAGACTTATCTGATTTTGGGGGTGCGCGTATTTTGGGACATGATCAAAGCCTAGGAACATTTACGCCCAATTATTTCCCTTATAACGATCTTTTTCTCCTGCAGGAGTATGGCACAGGGGATCCAGATAATCAAGAGCTATTTGATTATTATTTTAAATTAAGAGATGCCTATGCTTTGGGAAGTTCCATGTATTTTATTTTATCAGGTGGACATGAACCCTATCGATTAAAAGAGTATGATCAAACTGCTTACTGTCCCTATGGAGAAGAGTTGATCGCTCGAAGCGAGACTTTTGCACCTGGAAGGCACCCTCCGCCTGAAGCAGATTTCGATCGGGAGACCCTGCAACTAAAAGGAATCTCCCCTGAAATGATTGAACTTATAGAAAGGATGGTCCAATTAAATCCTAATGAGCGCATTGATATTCATCAAGCAGCGAAGAAATTTGATGCTTATATGGCGCTTAAAGGAAATATGCTTAAATTGTATTAAGGTTGCCAGCAATCTTTTTCTGTAGGCTGAAAGTGTTATGCCCTTTATTAAAAATTTTGGAAGTTCTAAATAAAAAAACATGCTTAATCTGGGTATGTGTCCTGCAAAAGAAAGTAAAGAGCTATTTAATATAGCCTCTCTTAAAAATCTATACTTTATCTCCCTAGTTTGTTATTTATCAAAATTAACACAGGATTTTTACTTTCGAATTGACATCAACTAAACCTCTTTTTAAATTGCCATTTAATGCCCCATAATTCCCCTTTAAAATCTCTTTCCTTTTGGACTATGGGATTTGTTAAGGTTCCAAGGTTTTTTTATCTATGTGTTGACTAAACTAAGTTTTCAACTTCATAATTAGGAGGCCTTATGTTTACCCCTGCTGTTTCTGCTCCCAGATCTGCTACTACTATCAGAGAAAAACCTTCCACCTTCCCTGTGAAATGGAATGAGCTGGATCTTCGGGCGGGCAAATTACCAACCACTATTATTAACAGTATTGTTACAAATCAATACTTGAAGGGCTCCCAACTTTCGTGCGTTACGGGCACAGAAGCCGGACAATGGAAAAACCGGAAAATTTTTATAGAAAAAGTGGCGGCGGACATTATTGCACAGTGCCCCAAAGATGAACCGCTAGTTTTTATTTCTCTAGGTGCTGATCGTCTGCTTACCGAATATATTTTAGGAAAAACGCTCATTGAAAATGGATTTGGTCAAATTTCCTTTTTGCTTGTGGATCCTGCCTATATTTTTTCGGAGAGAGAAGAGCTAAAAGTGAGGAGGCAGGTTTTAAAAGATTTTCGAGAGAAGATAGAGTCTGTTTATTTAAGGACTTATCAAGAGCATTTCGCGAAAGAACGGATACACTACCTTCCAAGAAGCCAAAATATTGCTAAGCATTTTCCTTCCTCTGCTAACGTTGTGGTGATTGAAAGCCTTCCTCCCTATGCTGAAATCATGAAAGATATACAAAAATATCACATGGAGGAGAAAGAACCAAAGGATCTTTTGGCGGGAAGTCGTATCACCCCACCCAGCCATGCAAACGCTGTCGCATTTATTCCCGCATCCTACGTAAGACAGTTAAAGCAAGTAGGAGTTACGCTAAGAGATTCTCTACCCCTAGCAATTTTTGAATCTGTTCAATCCTATTTTTACATGGATTGGGGCTGTAAAATTCAGCCAGATGGCACTTATCGGTTAAGTTTTTCGGGAGAAAAGCATTATCTTGAAGGGATGGGGATTTCTAAAAACGACAAAATTCAGCTTGAATCAGGAGAAATCATTCAAGCTGGACAATGGGTACCTATCCTAAGAACCGCCTTAGAAAAAAAACTTTCTGAACAAATCGAAAGGATTAAAGAGGGTAACCTCCAAAAAAGATTATCGCCAGAAAATTTAACGATGCTTTTAGAAAAAGTAAAAGAAGTTGCCACATTGTACATGGCGGGAATAGGCTGTTTTTTCTTAGCAGATTATATGCTAGATCGAGAGGAGGCCATGGAATTTATTGCCTCTCATGCGGGTCACCATTATCGTAAGGCGTTTTCTCTTTTAGCGGATGCAAACACGGGTTATAAAATTAGTGTAAATGAGATCAGTTAAAGCCTTTCCGCGCAGTCGGCTTCTTTTAAAAGAGGATTGGATGCGTCTTAGGGTGTTTATTCATGGAACTTTGGGAGGCTACGCAACTTTTATCTTCAAAAAAACTTTGTTGTGGCAATAACCAGGCTTGATGACACGAAAAAGATTAGCTTATGTAAAAGACAATAAAAATGAGGAAGTTCCAAAAAGAAAGCTCCCAGCTTTGCTAAAGCAGGGAGCTTTTCAGGCTTATTTAGATTTTCTTTTGCGTTCGTTTTCAGTGAGTAAACGTTTGCGCATGCGGATGAAATGAGGTGTTACTTCAATCAGCTCATCATCTTGAATATAGTCGATGGCTTGCTCAAGAGTAAAGCGGCGGGCAGGAGTTAAAATGATGTTTTCATCGCTGCCTGAAGCGCGCACGTTGGTTAGCTGCTTTCCTTTGATGACGTTAACAACAAGATCGTTTTCTCGGCTGTTCTCACCGACGATCATCCCTTCGTAAACATCATCTCCTGGGCTTGTAAATAGAACGCCCCGATCTTGCAAGTTAAAGCAGGCATAGCCGTTTGTTTTACCTGCGCAGATAGAGATTAAGACGCCACGATGTCTACTTGGAATGGCTCCTTTCCAGGGGGCAAAATCTTCAAATACCGAGGTTAGAATCCCGAGCCCACGTGTGACAGTCAAGAAATCATTGCGGTATCCCATCAACCCGCGCATGGGAATTAAAAACTCGATGGAGGTGATTCCATGTTCATTGGTGTGTAAGTGTTGTAATTCGCCACGCCTTTTAGAAAGCTCTTCAATGACTGTGCCCGAATATTCTTCGGGGACTTCGATATGGACCCTTTCCACAGGTTCGTGTTTTACGCCATCAATTTCTTTCACAATCACTTGAGGCTTTGATACGCTAAATTCAAAGTCTTCACGGCGCATCGCTTCGATTAAAACCGAAAGGTGGAGCTCTCCGCGCCCTGCCACCGTGATTTTATCTTGCTCGTCTTCTGATTCTGTAATACGGAGAGAAATATTCGCCTTTTTCTCTTTTTCTAGACGTTGACGGATTTTGTTCATGGTTACATGTTTTCCATCTTGTCCGACAAAAGGGCTATTATTAACAGTAAAATCTACGGACACAGTGGGTTCATCCAATTTAATGCGTGGGAGGCGCACGATTTTTTTGGGATCACATAAGGTATCTCCAATGGTGATCTCAGGAATTCCTGAAATACACACAATGTCGCCCACACCCGCTTCATTCATCTCCACTTTTTCAAGACCCAGATAGCCTTCAATACGGGTAACAGTGCAGCGCGATTCGGTGCCATGTTCATTAATATGGATAATCGGATCGCCTTTGCGGATGGTACCTTCTAAAATGCGCCCACAAGCTTGTCTACCGACATAGTCGTCATAAGAAATAGTGGCAGCTTGCATTAAAAACGGGTTTTCTAAACTTCCTTGAGGAGCTGGCACAGCGGAAACAATTAATTCAAATAGGGGCTTCATGTCTTTGCTTTGCTCATTTAGATGGTGCATGGCAAAGCCTGAAAGGCCAGAGGCATAGCAATAGCGAAAATCGAGCTGGTCATCTGAAGCGCCAAGCTCGGTAAAAAGATCAAAAGTTTTGTCCAGGACGCCATCGGGGTTTGCATGGGGGCGGTCAATTTTATTCAACACCACGATTGGGCGCAGTCCCATTTTGAGAGACTTTGAAAGTACAAACCGCGTTTGAGGCATGGGGCCATCTTGGGCATCAACCAGCAAAAGCACAGAATTAACCATTCCTAAGATCCGTTCCACTTCGCCAGAAAAGTCGGCGTGGCCGGGCGTATCGATCACGTTGATTTTGTACTCTTCCTTTGTCACATCGTCTAAAAAGTACAAAGAGGTGTGTTTGGCGAAGATTGTGATACCGCGCTCTTTTTCCTGATCATAGCTATCCATAACCCGTTCGGGAACGTGCTGGTTTTCACGGAAAATGTTAGACTGCCGAAGCAAACTGTCTAGCAAGGTTGTTTTTCCGTGGTCGATGTGGGCAATAATGGCGATATTTCGAATTTTTTCAGGTGAAAACATGGATCTCTATGGGTTGTACGTTTTTGGATTTTCCTATTCTGCCTGGGCGTGAATGGATTTTTTTCAAAATCTCAAATCTCCATCCAGCCGCATGAAAGGGAATTTTGAACTTAAAAATCATTTCTTTGGAGTGCTTAGAATACCTTTTTATTACATTTAAATCAAGAATTAACTAAATTAGTTTTTCAATAATTAATTTTCTTGAAAAAAGATAAGAAAACGGCTAAGCTCCTCTTGTTCAGAGTTTAAAAACCGAAACTTGCTTTTGAGCTTATAGAATGGCCCGTCGATCGAGAAAGAGTCGCTCGAGAAAGAAATGCAAGCCCAGGTGAAGCCAAGTGTGAAAGTTGACTGTTTTATGGAGGTTTAGGTGAATAGAGACAATCAGGACCAAGAGCATAAAACAGAGGGATCTCATTATCCGCAGGGGCATCTGCTAGATTCTAAAATCAGTCACGTAGATGATGTATTAAACGAAAAGTTGGAAAGAGCCTTTCACAAAGAAACCGCTCAAGTTTTGCTGCATGACGTGGCTAAAATTGCAAGTGAACACGACCCCATTGACTTAGCTTACGCGGTGAGTCGCCTTCCCCCACATGCAAGGGTGGTGGTTTATGAAAATTTGCCTGACCTCGCGGCAAAGATTATTTTCATGATTAATACGGGAAGTAGCACCCGCTCAGTTATTTTTCGAGAAATTGACGACGATGAAATTTTACAGTTGATCTCGGGCATGCCCCCTGACGAAGCTGTATGGATACTGGACGATATGTCTGATCGTCGCATTCGCAGAATTTTAGATCTTTTGGAACCGAAAAAAGCTTCCCGAATTCGAGACTTACAAAAGCACGATCGACATAGTGCTGGACGCTTGATGAGCAACGAATTTTTTGCTTTTCATATGAACACGACAATCGGAGAAGTCGCTGTTTGCATCCGCAATAATCCAGGCATTGAATTTTCCCGTAGCATTTTTGTGTTAAATGATGCAGGAGAGCTAGCAGGCTTCGTACCAGGGAGAAATTTGATCATTAATCCTGATGAAGTGCAGCTTAGGCAGATCATGGGGCCTGTGTTGCATAAAGTGACTGTAGATACTCCTCGAGACGAAGTTGTGGATTTGGTCGAAAGATATAAAGTTCCTGCTTTACCGGTAGTGAATCAAGACAATCATTTGGTGGGGGTGATCACTTATAATAACGTGGTGGAGGCCCTGGAAGATATCGCCGATGAAACCATTGCCAGCATTGCGGGAACGGCAGAAAGTGTGAGTGAACATGAACCTGTCTTTAAACGCTTTATGTGGCGTGCTCCTTGGTTATTGGTCACCCTATGCGCAGGGCTTGTGACCTCTACAGCCATGTCGCATTTTAACGATCGTATTTGGTTTGCATTCGTTCCTTTTTTTGTGCCCTTAATTACCGGGATGTCTGGAAATGTGGGGATTCAGTGCAGTACCATTTTAGTTAGGGGAATGTCCACGGGTGAGTTATCTCCAGGGAGCCGGGGAGAAGCGATCGGCAATGAAATGGGGATAGGCACTTTGATTGGTTCAATCTTTGGTTTAATTTGTGGCTTGGTTGTTTTTTTGCTTCATCATTTTGGGTTTCACGATTTGGGAACAGATCCTTTGATGCTTTGTATGACTGTCAGTTTTGGGGTTTTAGGAGCTTGTTTAACAGCCACGATATTGGGCACACTCTCTCCCTTTTTCTTTGTAAGACTCGGGGTGGATCCGGCGGTTGCTTCCGGTCCTATTGTGACAGCCTTTAATGACGTGCTGTCAACCCTGATGTTCTTTCTTGTCGCGAGGATTACAAATGTCTTGTATTCCCATTTTTATTATGCCACCAATGAGCCTTTATTTTAGGCCTATCAAGAGGCTCACATGGATGAAGGCTCGGACACTTATTGGCAGCTTTTACAGTTGAATCTTAAAGTCAAATACCGCAATTTTAAAGAATTTTGTACGGTTGTGAAGCGTTACTATGGTAACCGTCAATTTTTTCAATGCGATCTTCTTCTTTTATGCCAGTATCTTTGGCAAAATCCCTTTGCAATTAGCAAGAATTTTTTAATGCGCAAAGAAGAGAAAGAAATATATGCTTACGGAGAAACCCCTTTAACCAGCCTGGAAAAAATCGCGGCGGCTTGCCAGATCACTTCAAAGGATGTCGTGTATGAACTGGGGTGTGGACGAGGAAGAAGCTGCTTCTGGACGCATTGCTTTTACCAATGTTCTGTAATCGGCATTGATTTTGTTCCTGCTTTTATCCAAAAGGCAGAAAAAGTAAAAGCCAAATGTCATCTTCAAGCTATCGAATTTAGATGCGAAGATATGCTACAAACAGATTTTTCTAAGGGGACCTTATTTTATCTTTATGGGACCTGCTTAGAAGAGGACTTAATTAAAAAACTTCTCGAAAAATTCAAGTCATTACCTGCCGGAACAAAAATTGTGACAGTTAGTTATCCCTTAACTGATTATTCCCCTGATTTTGCTCTTATCAAAACTCTTTCTGTACCGTTTACGTGGGGAGAGGGGGATGTTTATATTCAAGTCAAATTGTAATAACGGGTAGGACTTGAAGGTTTAGCATAGACTTGCTGGCTTTCGCAAAATTAAACAGAATTGGAAGACAGCTATATCATTTCAAAAAGCAAAAAAAAGGTTTTTTGCCTTCTCCTGTAAATGCCATGGAAACATTTATCGCTGGATGAAGTAACTAAACCTTTTCTTATGAGGCTTGAAGTAAATTTTTATCCCCATGCGGATGGCTACGGTCGCCTTTATCAAAGAGGTGCGAATTTAAAAAGCCATCTGTTGATTGGATCAGATATTGATGAGAAGCTGACGGTTGTAGATAAGCTAACGAGGGAAGTGCTAATCGGTCAGAAGCAAAAGCTTCTGGCCTGGAAGGATAAAGCTCTTGCTCATCTGGGTATTTTGCCCAGGTGAGAATTAAACGTTACTGCCCATTTCTTTTAGGTTTGCGCTTGGACTTGCTCTTATAAATTAGATCCACAAGCATAGTACCCGTTTAAAGGTCCCATCATATGCTTGGGACCTGTCGTTTTGGTTCGGTATCCCTTTGTCATCTCTACTCGCCAAGGCCTTTAGGGCAGAGTTTTTATCAGTCTTGCAGAGTATTTCTAGCCTTAATAAAATAGCTTAAAGCGAGCCAAATGGCTTTTATATTGCTGGGAGGAAATAATGGCTATCAATTTTAGAAGGGCTGGAGGATCTGCTCAAGTGCCTCAAAACCCAATGCATAGTCAATATAAAATCCAAGAATATGAGCAATCTGGTGACTATGCGTCTGCTTTAAAGATAGCGCGAAATACCTATGAGGGGTTACTAAGGCAGGGATTCTCACAAGAAGCGGCGAAGACTTCCAAAACAGTCGAACGTCTAGAAGAAAAACTTTTAACTTTAGGATCGTTAAGGCTTCTTTTTGATGAAAATTATCAACCAAGAGGCAAGCTTCGGCAACTTTTAGAACTTGTAGGGATGGAACCCTTAAGCCAAGCAGAAAGCGCAATCGTGCAAATTAATCATTGGGCACAAAAAAATCTTCTGCGGCAAGGCGAGCGGTGGCAAGAGCAAGCAAGCAGGTTTGAAGAATTAAAAACGGCGATAAAGCCCCTGCTAAGTGAATTAGGATTTATAGAGGCTACCCTCCCACATTTTAAGAAATACGAAGGGGCTATTGTGCATGGGAGTCTCTTGCTAGAAGTACGCATTCGGCTTTACTATCTTGTAGAACAATGGTGCCAAGGTGTTAGATTCCCTTATCTTTATTTCTTAAGCGGGGAGCGCCCTTTAGAAGGGCAACATGAAAATATCGCTACTCTTATGCAAGAAGGTAAATCGCTATTAAAAATAAGAAAAGAGGGGGGGGAGCCTTTAAGATTTCCAAAAACAGAAGGCGAAATGGTTCGTCTCATTTGGGAGCAATCGGAGATTCCAGAGGAGATGCGAAAAGAAGTAAAAGTCCATTTTATCAATGCTCCCATGAAAAAAGATCTAAAAGATGGAAAATTTCTTCGGCCTACCACGAGTGATGCTGTAGAGGCTTGGGTAAAAGCTGTACCTCCTATTGGACGTTATTTAGCTATCACAAACGCTCCATATATTAATCGGCAGGGCCTAATTGCGCGAACAATTGCTCCTAAAGTGTATTGTTTTGATACAATCGGCGCGGAAGCAAATGAACAAGAAGAAGTGGCTATTTTTCTCGATGAGCTTGCTAGGTTCATTTTTCAGATCAAGCAAAATTACGACAATAAATTATCTACCTAACTGTGAACTTTATTATCCAAGCTAAAAATGTAATTAGTTTTCAGTATTTTAAGAATGTCCTTAAAAAGGAGAGGATTTCTTAAAGACTATCTACAAAAAGCTAGCTTAAGTTACTTAACCTCTTAGATATCTTCTACATATTCTCAACTAAACACTCGTAAATCTGGTATCTGTAATTGACTCGTCCTCCTTGCTTAACCGTCGAGATTTTCCTAGCCACACAAAAGTTCTTTCCATAATCTATCTTTGGGGTGCTATCCCAAATTTTTTTTAATTTTCTCCAACTGTCTCCCGCTCAATTTTCTATAATCAAAGTTTATTTCTGCTCTCATTCCCACTATCCAGAGGCTCTAATCTATCACGCTCCGTACAGCTTGTCGCATTAACTTTGTCACTGATCCTCAGGCTAAGGGGGCCACCTATTTTTAACTGCTTTTTTACGCTTTGGAAATCAACTATTTCAACTGAAGTGTTGCCGTTTCTGCCTAATGCCTCGGGCGAAATGTACTTTCCAAGGATCGCGGATGGTTACAGATAGAGCGCCTTTTTCTTCAAAGGCATGAAGGGGATGTTCACAGCTCTTCATGGAGGAGAATCGGGGATATGTCTCTTCCTTGGCATCGCGTGGGTAAAATATAAACAAGGTATTCAACCTTTCTCGCCTGCAAAATTGAGCTTGGTTCTGGGATCCGCCATGGATCTCTCATTTGAACAAATGTGCTATCCTATTCCCTTCATCTTCAGATAAATCGCTCGGATAGCCAGGCCTTTCCTCATATTTTATAGTATTTTTTGCTGAGAAAACTGTTAATAAAGTTTAATTAAAATTTTACTGTATATTTTATTAAGGCTTTGACCTTTAAAAATAAGGATAGCTAAAAGCCTGCTTTTTTACTTATGAGGTTTTTAATTTATATTTTTTAAAAAATAATTATATTGTTATTATTTAAATATGCCCCTTTTATTGTATTAATATTAACTCATATAAAAAATGAGGTGATCTATGGAACCTCTTGGTCACGCCCATATACAGCCTAATAGCGCCGAACCTGAAAAATTAAGAAGTTTAGCGCCTAAGGGCAGCAAGAGTGAACAACGTGTTCAACAGTACATTCAAAAAACCTTAGAAGCTACAAGCCACCAAAAAGAAGTTGAAGTTGGAAAAGTAAAAAGTGCTTTCGCTGAAGAAGCAAAGCTGAGCAAATACCGGGAGGAGTCGGTAAAAAAATTTCAAAAAGTTGGTGAGCATTATGGCGGAACTAAACTTCTTAACCTTAAAGGAATGACTTTTGTAGTTCCACTAGATGCAGAAAAAGTGGAACAGGGGTATCAGGAAAAAAAACAGGAAATTGCTTCACGCATTTCAATTATCGAAGATAGGGAGCATATCCAACAGGCTAGAAGCTGGCAAAATTCAAGCACCACAGTCGCAGATCTGCTTAAAGATGCCGAGTCTTTAAAGGGAACATATGCCGGGTTTTTAAGAGAAATTGCCTTCCAAAATAATGGTGAGGCGCATTTTGGCCCTGATGATATGTTCATTACCAAAAGCGAAAGCAGTTTGAGACGCAAAGTGAATGACGATATGAAAATATTGGGTAAAACAGAAGAACAATGTACCCAACAAGC
This window contains:
- the typA gene encoding translational GTPase TypA; its protein translation is MFSPEKIRNIAIIAHIDHGKTTLLDSLLRQSNIFRENQHVPERVMDSYDQEKERGITIFAKHTSLYFLDDVTKEEYKINVIDTPGHADFSGEVERILGMVNSVLLLVDAQDGPMPQTRFVLSKSLKMGLRPIVVLNKIDRPHANPDGVLDKTFDLFTELGASDDQLDFRYCYASGLSGFAMHHLNEQSKDMKPLFELIVSAVPAPQGSLENPFLMQAATISYDDYVGRQACGRILEGTIRKGDPIIHINEHGTESRCTVTRIEGYLGLEKVEMNEAGVGDIVCISGIPEITIGDTLCDPKKIVRLPRIKLDEPTVSVDFTVNNSPFVGQDGKHVTMNKIRQRLEKEKKANISLRITESEDEQDKITVAGRGELHLSVLIEAMRREDFEFSVSKPQVIVKEIDGVKHEPVERVHIEVPEEYSGTVIEELSKRRGELQHLHTNEHGITSIEFLIPMRGLMGYRNDFLTVTRGLGILTSVFEDFAPWKGAIPSRHRGVLISICAGKTNGYACFNLQDRGVLFTSPGDDVYEGMIVGENSRENDLVVNVIKGKQLTNVRASGSDENIILTPARRFTLEQAIDYIQDDELIEVTPHFIRMRKRLLTENERKRKSK
- a CDS encoding class I SAM-dependent methyltransferase gives rise to the protein MDEGSDTYWQLLQLNLKVKYRNFKEFCTVVKRYYGNRQFFQCDLLLLCQYLWQNPFAISKNFLMRKEEKEIYAYGETPLTSLEKIAAACQITSKDVVYELGCGRGRSCFWTHCFYQCSVIGIDFVPAFIQKAEKVKAKCHLQAIEFRCEDMLQTDFSKGTLFYLYGTCLEEDLIKKLLEKFKSLPAGTKIVTVSYPLTDYSPDFALIKTLSVPFTWGEGDVYIQVKL
- a CDS encoding magnesium transporter, yielding MNRDNQDQEHKTEGSHYPQGHLLDSKISHVDDVLNEKLERAFHKETAQVLLHDVAKIASEHDPIDLAYAVSRLPPHARVVVYENLPDLAAKIIFMINTGSSTRSVIFREIDDDEILQLISGMPPDEAVWILDDMSDRRIRRILDLLEPKKASRIRDLQKHDRHSAGRLMSNEFFAFHMNTTIGEVAVCIRNNPGIEFSRSIFVLNDAGELAGFVPGRNLIINPDEVQLRQIMGPVLHKVTVDTPRDEVVDLVERYKVPALPVVNQDNHLVGVITYNNVVEALEDIADETIASIAGTAESVSEHEPVFKRFMWRAPWLLVTLCAGLVTSTAMSHFNDRIWFAFVPFFVPLITGMSGNVGIQCSTILVRGMSTGELSPGSRGEAIGNEMGIGTLIGSIFGLICGLVVFLLHHFGFHDLGTDPLMLCMTVSFGVLGACLTATILGTLSPFFFVRLGVDPAVASGPIVTAFNDVLSTLMFFLVARITNVLYSHFYYATNEPLF
- a CDS encoding serine/threonine-protein kinase; this translates as MRIWAIYQAGYLIFKNIDTGQNSIRVPSLIERIFFSTLEVKIELENGRELFWLKKGDLTDFLEKNEINISPYASETELTDLFHQFVRYPQIVKAKHRPQLLLGKYLGGRIKLDIWRLDSNDQGIKEASLFEWLFTKTVKLPIWNGKNIFTYYVKKEELIEKLKIHQVRVDAQISNENLLDKIRALAILPLNAFKNGLIMNELLGDFFYTHSAESYTKAGKKIEGTAKNKLHFISKWAPSPKLALKTYEGLEEKEFAKNLLLIQVFQKKYQLSTYIDADALAQRFHLPLEEVKASAKKGELEAYLRSKEAHLANLEVMLSNYARLFEKQRFFEKSGLTPEVLMKMIRAFAKRGREGRNPILEKKPYLNGQKYIGLFRGEKLYMANITALKRINEGAFIAATRVYNPISRREKVLKITKTHHSEIGQAQQALKNEYDFLHNLHRGFPGRKIPGIQKAPYAMINCEQGREKQGFLLAPKYIGDTFDYDYANIMSDEEVIHALYKLLKGFEYCVKKKNLGHGDIKPENLLIRKVGQTYEIDLSDFGGARILGHDQSLGTFTPNYFPYNDLFLLQEYGTGDPDNQELFDYYFKLRDAYALGSSMYFILSGGHEPYRLKEYDQTAYCPYGEELIARSETFAPGRHPPPEADFDRETLQLKGISPEMIELIERMVQLNPNERIDIHQAAKKFDAYMALKGNMLKLY